The genome window GAGGAAGTGACCCAGGCGGAAGCCTTTGCCGAGGCGGTGAAACCGATGTGGTTCCGGGAGATCGCCCCTGGGGGGGTCGTGACTGAAGAGGCGGAAATAGAGGAGGTGCCGGAGCTCGAGGCTGTGGCCCCTGGCGAGGCGGAAGCCGAGGAAGTAAAGGAGGAAGTAAAGGAAGAAGCAGAGGTCCCGGAGAAGGTAGAAGGGGAACTGGTGGGTCTCGACCAGGTGGAGAAGACGGACGAGGTCGAGGACGAGACATAGCGACTTCGAATTCTTGCTGACGGCTGATAGCAAACTGCTGACTGCAAGCTCCTGATAGCTGACAGCAGACCGCCGACCGCTTTTCCACGAGTGGAAAAGGCAATGACGAAAGAAAAGCTCCTGAGAAAGGCCATAAACAGCGGGTCCGCGATAAAGAACCGTCCCGGTGTTTATGGAGGATAGGGCCTTCCATACCCTGTCCGGGCGCTCTCTCCCCCCTGCGAGATCCTCGAAAATCCCTCTTGTTTGGCGATCAAAAGGTCCGGTCTAACCCCCTAAAGACGTTATGTAATTTATCAGCTGTGCGAAAAATGTCCGCGTCCGGAACGTCTAACCTGCTCATTACGAATCCCACACAAGGCCTAGCAGAATCAGTAATTTCAAAGACTTGGGGTATGCAGGGCGCGGCAAGACCTGCCCTTTCGTGACCCAAAAACGCAACCTATCCACAACCCAAAGACCAAAGCTGATCAGCATTCATTGCCCCGCCATATTTTTTGGTATTTTTTCTTTGACAATATATACGGAAAACCGTATATTATTATTAATTCGTCAAAACGGAGGTTTACTATGAGTCCACTTGGTGATGTGCTGCCCCGACAGGAGATCCATCAGCTCCAACTGACCGCAAAGTTCTTCCGGGGGCTTGGTGACCCTACCCGCCTCAAGATCCTGGACCTGTTGCTGGAGCGGGAGCGGCACGTAACGGAGCTAGTCGATTTCTTGCAGGTTCCCCAGGGACGCGTCTCTAGTCATCTGGCCTGTTTGAGCTGGTGCGGGTACGTGACCACCACGCGGCAGGGTCGCAATCGGTACTACCGCGTGGCGGACAACGCGGAGCATATCTGGGCCTGCACCCGAATCGAAAAAAAACGGTAGCTGTCAGCGGAGATTCAAGGTGCGGCTGCCTAACGGAGTGAAGACCGTTGCGGACCGACTAAGCGCTGCTCGTCTCAGTGCTCAGGAGGACCAAGTGCGGCGCCATGTCCTACGGGGTTTTGCTTCGGGAACAACCCCAGCGACCGTGACCCTTGCGAAGCAATGTGGACTTTCTTCTGTCCAAGTTCGGGAGATCCTTTTGCGGCTGATGGCCATGGACCTGCTCTCCCTCGATTCCACAGGAGAAACAGTTTTGGTTGCGTACCCCTTCTCTTCTGTTCCCACTCCGCACCGGGTCCGCCTCACGAGTCGGGAGGTTTTTGCCTTGTGTGCTGTGGACGCCCTTGGGATACCGGCCATGCTGGCAGAGACAGCGGGAATCTCGTCTCGCTGTGCCCTCTGCGAGTCTAAGGTGGAGGTTCAGGCGCATCCCGATAACTTGAGTCAATATCACCCTTCCGAAATCGTTGTGTGGTTTCCTGAATCCGAAGATGACTGTTGTCCCGTGGCCCAATCTCGTTGTCCGAACATCAGTTTCTTCTGCATCCATGAGCACCTCCAAGCCTGGCGGCAGGCCAACGGCCACCCCCATGGTGTCGTACTTTCTTTGGTCGAGGCGTTTGAAGTTGGCCAGGAAATTTTTGGCTCGCTCCTCTCCGAGCCAGCATCACCGACGGGATGAAGCTCGCCATGGCAAAGGGGAGGAGCTTGCCAATGTGCTGTCATCATACAAGGGGAATGACATGGCGAAAGAGGTAATCGTCTATACCCAGCCCGGCTGAGGTGCCTGCGACCAAGAGAAAGAGTTTCTTTCTCACAAGGGTGTGCAATTCGTCGAGAAGAATATCCGGGAAGATCAGCAGGCGCTGGAGGAACTGCTGAAGTTAGGGTTCCGGGCAACCCCAGTCACCGTTGTTGACGGTGAGGTTGTCGTCGGCTTTGATCGAGGGAGGATCGAGCGCCTGCTCGGGATCAGCTAATACCGAGGGAGAGGAGCGATGCGGACAGCATTCTGTACGGGGTGAGGGCAGGACATCGTGATTCCGGACGGGATCCGGAGCGGAGAGATCCTCGACTGCCCCAACTGAGCTGGCCTTTCGCTCCGGGTGAGCGAAACGGACGGCGTCTGGTCGGTGACCGAGGCGAAGAAGGCAAGCTGCGCCGTCGGCGAGGAGATGGTGATATTGCCCGATGACGTGAAGCCGGGCGACATCATCGAGTGCCACGGCCTCAAACAGCGCGTGACCCTCGAATTCGGCGCTTACGCACTTGAAAAAGTGGAATGACCCTTGGAGGCAACATTGGCATCAGCCGGGAGCTTCACCAAGAGATGAAAACACTTATTTGCCCGACATGTGGCTGCTCCCTTGTCAGGTTGGGTATCAGCAAGGAGGAGGCTGTCGCTTACTCTTATAAGGGGGAAGAGTACCTATTCTGTTGCGAGGGGTGCGTCGAAAAATTCACTACTAATCCCCAGGAATACCTCCAGAAAATAGATGATTTGGTTGTATGCCCGGTTTGCTTGGCTGAAAAACCGCTGGAGCGGGTTGTCACGTTGAAGATTGCCGGGCAGGAAGTTCACTTTTGCGGTTGTCCGCGTTGTGTGGAGAAGTTCACTAAAGAGCCTGAGTATCACATAAAACGTTTAGCAGGCATGGTAGAGTAAAAAAGGGAATTGATGAAATTTTCTGACCTCAAATCTGGACTGGTCGGCTTTGGTGGTGCCTTCCTTTCCTCCCTCTGTTGCCTCTTGCCGCTTACGGTGATCCTGCTAGGTCTCGGGAGCGGGGCGTTCATGGTGACGACCATGCAATTCCGATCGGTTCTCGTCCCCATCGGACTTCTCGGTGTTGGCGTGGGCTACTTCCTCTATTTCCGCGAGAAGCGCCGGTGCGAGGCTCTGGGCTGCCATATGGTTGGCTCCAAATTCAATCTCGTGTTGCTAATCGTAGCATCGCTAATGCTGGCGATCGAAGTGGTGTTTGTTGTGTTTCCCGAGGCGCTCTGGTCTCTGATGGCGGAGGGATAAATGGATCGCCGCACAGCCCTCGCAGCCATGATCGCTTTCCCTTTCCTGCTCGTACTGGCGGCGGGATGCGAAGGCGTGGGAAGTGGTGCGTCAGAGCCAGCTCAGGCCTTACCTGGGCAAAAGCAGAGCAGATCAGTGCAGGAGGTCATCCTCCGCATCGATGGAATGACGTGATTCGCCTGACCGTTTTTGGTCAAACGGGCCCTGGAAGGGCTCGACGGTGTCGAGAAGGCCGAGGTAAGCTTTGGCCGGGCAGAAGCCCGTGTGGAGTACGATCCACAAAAAGTTTCGGTAGAGGACATGATACGGAAGGTAAGAGATTCAGGCTTTGAGGCATCCATCCGCGCAGGAGCAGAATAGGATCGTAGGAGACATGGAAAAGGACCGCTGGCTTAAAGCTGGGCTCTGGGGGACGGTAGTCACGGCAATCTGTTGTTTCACCCCGATCCTTGTCTGGACTTTAGGCATCCTGGGATTGGCGACTCTCACCGGTTATTTGGATTATGTCCTCTTCCCCCTCCTAGGAATTGTCATCGTCATCACAATCTATGCCGCTGTCACAAGGCGACGGACCGAATCTCCCCGCCGCCAAAAAAGCTCTTGATCCTTCCCCTAACTGGAAGGTTTAGCCTAGCCACGCCACTAGTGGCTGCGAGCGACTCAGATTGTTCAGTCGCAATGGGGCGTAGGACCAAGGGGAAACCCATGAACCAACGAAGAGGGAGTCGAGCGCGTTGGCCGGCTGCTTTGCTGGTCCTGGGGCTAGCGTTTCTGCCGGCGCACGTCCTGGCGGCGCCCATCTTTGGCGCGAGTCCGCGCACCCAGTTCTTCCTGGGGACGGCCCTACGGTCCTTCGGCCAGTTCCAGAAGTCCTCAGGCGGAGGAAACGAACTCAAGGTCTGGACCGCCCCCGCCATCTTCTCCTACGCCCTGGTGACTGACGCCACGCTCAACCTCGTCGTTCCCTATCAACGGCGTCATCTAGAAACCCCGGCGGGCGACTTCGATGCGGATGGGATCGGGGACATCACCCTCTTCGGGAAATATCGCTTTTACCGCCGTGATATCCCCTTCGGCCGCGACCAGATCAGTTTCATCGGGGGCCTGGAACTCCCCTCGGGCTCTACCAGTAAGGGACGCGGACTCAAGGACGACCCCGCGCTCCAGCTCGGCTCGGGCGGCGTCGACGGCATCGTGGGGATTGCCGCCGGCACCACCCGAAGGTCGTACAGCATCGAGGGAGCCGTCCGGGGAAAGATCAACTCCGAGGCGAAAGATTTCAAGTTCGGCAACGTCTTGCTGTACGACCTCTACCTGGCCTATCAGACCTACCCGGAATGGCCGACGCCACCGGCGCAACTTAACTTCAGCATCGAGTTCAACGGCCGGACGTTCGCCGACAACGAGGTGGAAGGAAATACGGTCGATACCGGCGGAACTGTGCTTTTTATTTCTCCGGGAATCCAGTACATCGTCACCGGGAACTTGCTCTTTGAGACAGGGGTCCAGGTCCCGATCGTCAAGGACTTCCCGAGTGGACAGCTGGAGCCCGACTTCACCGTGCTGTTTGGATTCCGATTCATCTTTTAGGAGAAACCTCGTCACCGAGCCAATAGAAAGGAGGACCCATGCGAAAGCTAACTAGCCTTCTCGGTTTGGTCGTTGGGATGAGCCTCATCGCCACGCTGGCCGATCCCCCGCCGGCTCAGGCGCAGATCACTTCGGTCCGGATGGGCGTCGACGGCATGATATGACCCATCTGAGCGTACGGGGCCCAAAAGGCCCTATCCCGCCTGGATGGCGTGGAAAGAGTAAGGGTGAGTCTAGAGGAAGCGGCAGCGGACATCCAGCTTAAGGAGGGACAGCCTTTGGATGTTAAGAAGCTCCGCAAGGCCGTCGTCGATGCCGGGTTCACCCCGAGCTGGATCCGTTTCGAGGCAGTGGGACAGCTGACCACAAAAAACGGGAGTCCGGCCTTCGAGGTGAGGGGAACGGATCAGGTCATCCCCGTTGTCAGCGACGAGAAGCTGAAGGAACTGAAGAAGGCCGCCGGACAGGACGGCAAATTAATTTCCATCGTGGGGCTGATCCCCAAGGGAAAGGAGGCAGCCCACATCGAGCGGTTTCAGGTTCGTTAAGGATGAAAGAGTGAATCAATGACCCACTTCCTGGAGCAAGCGTGGTTTTTCTCGGTCCAGTTATTCAAGTTCATGACCCTCTTCTATACGGTGTGGGTTCCCGGGTTTTTCGTGGCCGCTCTCTTGACCCTACGGTACCGACGTTCCACCTGGGAGGTACTTCTGGAGAGTCCTACAAGTACGAAGCGAGGGATTTGGCGGGCGATTCAGGCAGGCGTCCTGGGGAGCGTCGATCGCGAGACCAGCCGGTGTGCCGCGTGGGAACTCCTCAAACAAGGCCACTCCCCGGCTAAGGCTTTTGCCTATCTAATTTCCAGCCGAAACATGACAATCCATTTCTGGGCCATCCTTGCGCTATCGTTAGGAGCAGAATTTGCCACAGGGCAGGTCCTCGGCGCCCTTGTAATGATCGGCATTGTAGCCCTAGGTCTCAACTGGCTTCGACCGAAGGTCCTCACCGCTCCGCTTATGGGAGAGGCGGATGCCACTGCACCCATCCTTCATCTAACCACCTTCCCCTCTTGGCGTGCCCTTCTGTTTTCCTTTAAGGGATGGTGGGCCATGCTGAGGTTTATCGGACAAGAAGTTCGGCGATTCGCACCGACGCTTGCCGCAGGAATCGTGCTAGGAGGAATCATCTTCGCCGCAGGCTTAGAGCACTGGTGGTTCCCTTTCGCGGACATCATGGGTCCTAGAACCCTCGCTTCAGACCTAATCAACGCCCTGGTGAGCCCAGCTGTTTCTGCAGCGATGCTCCTATCGCCCGTAGGGAACCTTCCGGTGGTCCATGCCTTCTTCAAGGCCGATGGGTTATCCTATGCGGGAATCATCACCTTCTGCCTGGCTAGTGCTATCCACCCGCGGGACGTCAGAGTTTACTTCAAGACGTTTGGTCAAAAGCAAAGCCTGATCCTGGTTAGCCTCTTATACGGTGCCGCAGTCCTAGGAGGGCTGGGCTCTACCTGGATCTATGCCATGTTCGGTTTTCGCCCCGACCTACCCCCGGTCAAACTTATAAGCAAGCTGTTTTCCGCACTCGGTTTCTGATCGTGGGGGGAGAGAATCGGGAAGAAGGGAAGAGGGCGTTACGGTGGTGTAAAAGGAGAGAATCCATGATCAGAGATGTGAAGGGTCTTCTCTCAGGTATCGGGTCCGTCGTTCTCGCTTTTTTGCCCAATGCTTGATGAGTGTTGGCGTTGGTCTTCGCTGGCGCTGGAGTGTTTAGCGGAGGCCTGGCCGCCAGTCTGGCGGCGTACCGAATTTACTTCTTTCCCCTGTCCCTCTTTTTCCTGGGGTTGGGGTTCTACTTCCACTACGTCAAGAGACGGGGACCCCGATGGCATTGGTGGCTCTTGTGGGGATCAGTCTTATTGGTGTTCCTCTTCTGGCTCGCTCCCCTGCTCCGCCTCTGGTAACTTCTAGGCTCTCCGACCTTGCTAATTGCTAATCAGATACACCTGACCAGCATGAATCACACGGACCGACGCAGCAGGACGCAACAATCCGCAACCGACATTACAAACAGAGTCCTGGAGGAGTTCACAACCTTTTGATTCCCTTGGAGCCGGCGGCGAGGGTTGAACTCCTGACCTGCTGATTACGAATCCTACGCAAGGTCGAGTAGAATCAATAACTTCAAGCACTTGGGTGTGCAGGACGCGGCAAAACGTGCCCTTTCGTGACCCAAAAACGCAACCTATCCGCAACCGGGTTGTGAACGTGAAGGCAGGTATGGAAGCGCTGCCTCCCTCAGGATCGCGGTAAAGGTATTCGTCAGAGGGTGGGATCTGTGCATCGGAATAATCGATCAGGCTTGGCGACCTGGGCTCACTAACCTGTGGAGGCAAGGGGGTAGGGAACAAGACTTGTGCCCAGTCCCTGTTAGATAGAGGAAAAACGGCATGGTGGAGGATCTATTCAGTCAGGGGCAGCCTGGGACGGTCCCCGGCATTGGTGACGTAGAGCTGTTGCGTGGGATAGGCAAATTCAATCTTGTTTCGCCTGAACTCCTCCATGATCCGCAGATTGAAGTACTGCTGCACATCCATGTACAGATTATAGTCCGGGCTCAACACATAGTAGACGACTACAAATACTAGCGAGAAATCTCCAAAACATTGGAAATGGGCCCGGTCAAAACGCGCCATCTTGTGCTCCTTGATAATCTGCTCGACTATTTGCGGGATCGCCATCGCTTGTTCGGCGGTCGTCTGATAGACGACGCCAAACTTGAACTCCAAGCGTCGTTCCCGCATGCGCTTGTAGTTCTTAATGCGGCTGTTCGTGAGGTCGCTGTTGGAGAAGACCAGTTGCTCGCCAAAGAGGCTGCGGAGGCGGGTCGTTTTGAAGCCGACATGCTCAACCGTGCCCAGGAGGTCGCCAACAATAATGAAATCACCCACCGCAAAGGGCCGATCCGTAAAGATGGCAAATGAACTGAACAGGTCACCTAGCACCGCTTGTGCTGCCAGGGCGACGGCGACCCCGGTGATACCAAGACCCGCCACAAACGCCGTGATATTGACGCCGAGGTTGTCTAAGATAAAGAGCACGACCGCGACCCAGAGTCCCAGGCGGACGATCAACGTCGCGTTCTTGATCATCGCAGCGCTGGTCGGGTCCTCCTTCTCTGTTCGCTCTGTCCATTTTTTCAGGCCATACATCGCGATCCCTTGGAGGATTAGGGCGGCTTTATACACCACGATGATGACAAAGAGCGCGCGGAAGATTCGCTCTAGGTTTCCTGGAAGCTCGATCGACAACGTGCCGAGATAGAGTGCGGTGAAAAAGTACACGTCGCCTCTCAGCACCGTATTGAGTAGCCCCACGAGGAGATCGTCAAAATCGCTGGCTGTTCTCTTCGCCAGGGCCTGGAGCTGCTTGACCACGATGGACTTGAGAATCGGCAGTCCTACAATGACGATAAAGAAGACCCCACAGGCCACCGCGTAGTTCTGAAGCGGGTTCCCAAACAATTCCTTCGCAAGCAGTTCTTGCACGATCGGCCAGTTCATCGTTCCCTCACAACAGCGTTATTCCCATTGTATGGTTGACGGCGGTTTGGAGGAGATATCGTACACGATACGGTTGATTCCCTTCGCCTCATTGATAGTCCAGTTGAGGATCCGCTCAAGGACGTCGGCCTGAAGCCACGCCCGATTTGATAGAGACTATGATGGATTTCAGTTGATAGCCCCCTTGATAAGGGTTAAGGGATTCACAGAGCAAAAGGCAGCAACAAAAAACCTATAAAGGAGGCTATCATGAAGAGATACTACGTAAAGGAAAGGACCTTGGCAAGAGGAAGAGGGGTCTCTATGGGGATCGACGTCCATAAGGAGAGCTGGCAGCCCGGGCGCCTTCCTTCTCCGGATCGACAGAATTTTCCAACACCTTTTGCCCAGGGCTGCAATTTCGGAAGTTGGGTGCCATGGCTCTGAGATAAGAACTCCCTTTTGGGTGAGAGCACTCTAAGGAGACAGGCGCTTTGTGTCAAGGGAAAAGAGACCACGAGATACGGGGGTTAGGGGAAATGGACCCCAAGATATGGAGGGTGGGGAGGCGGCGGGCGTTCGGAGGGTGATAGGAGCCGTGAGTGGAGACGGGCTGAGGGGTGTGGCAGCGGACGAGCTTGTGTCGGTAGCCCCAAATCTGGGTAGACGAGGGCCCTCACGCCGCCCCGCGGTTTAAAATCAGGATACGCACACATCCAGAGAGTATTCAGGGTCGCGGTAAAGGTATTCGGCAGCGGGCGGGATCTGTGCATCGGAATAATCGATCTGAAATTCTCGGGGGTCGCATTGGCCCTTGGCTCGGGTTTTCGTGTGACCAGCCAGAGTCCCAGATGTTTCAATATCGTTTTGATGACCTCCTGGTCCTCAATAAAGCTGATAATCCGCATTTGCCCCTGGCATTTTGAGCAGGTAAGGGGGTCCACGTCGTAGATCTCCTGAATCAGCTTGGCCCGGTTCTTCCGGCATGACCTTGAATGTTCATCTGATTCAAGAATACACGGTATCAACCCATCCTGGGTTGCCTTTTGACGTCTTCCGCGGCAGACGTTGCTATAACAGCCGTGGTATCTGACCATCTGCTCACCTTTACCTGGGATGGCACTTAGAGATGACCGAGGAGGTGCATTTAGGTACACTACCGGTGCTTACCAGCCCCATTGCCCAAGCTACCGACCTCTAGCCGACGCTCCATGAGCCTTTTCCTAGCAGACCTTTGGTGCCACGTGGGCGAAGAAGGGTTCTTGAGAGTGGCCATAAACAACCGGTGTGTTCTTCACGGGAGAAGGCGGTTTCGAGGCCCTGTCAAAGCATCCCCTCCCCCCTTCAGGCTTTTAGGGGAAAGCAACCCCTAGCACCTCCTTACGCCGGAATTTGGAGGGGATTTCTATGGGGTGGGGGTCAGGTCTTGATTTTACACATTCGCCGATTATTCGGGAGCCATAGCCCTCCACTGCCTATGCCCGGCACCACCCATCTTGGAACACCGTGGCACGCCTCGCGTCCGAAGCGCATCAGGCGCTAGAGCTAGCACTAGACCAACCTACAGTGAAAAGCGAAGATGTGAATTCAACTGGGGCAGACCCGATTGAATTAAACAATGTTTTGAGGGTCTCGGAGACTCTCTGGAGGACGGAACTGGGGGAGTTTCTGGAGCCGGCGAGAGGGGTCGAACCTCCGACCTGCTGATTACGAATCCTGATCAGGGTCGAGCAAAATCAATAACTTCGAGCACTTGGGTGTGCAGGACGCGGCAAAACGTGCCCTTTCGTGACCTAAAAACGCAACCAATCCGCAACCTCTCAACCCCATAGAACGTCTCTCATAAGCACGCTTTCCTGCAAGAAAACCTTGTGTCTTGACACTCCTTGCACCGTAAGGGATACTCAGCCCCTCTGTGGGGAGGTTCAGGGATGAAACCGGGGTGAGGATAGCACATCGCCCACCTTCGGCACAATCGACGGCACACCAAACACTCAGACGCCTCCTCGGGCGGAGCACGGCTCGGGAGGCGTATTGATTTTCGAGGATTGCACGCTTGAGGTTTGCGTGGAACTCCGAGGCGTAGGGAGAATCCCAGAAGGAAAGGGGTCAAGTCTTTTGTTGATAAATTCTCCTTCTACGGCCCGCGTTTGCCTGTGAACCGCTTGCTGGTTGGACCGTCCACGACCGGGATGGGGCTCTTGCACCGGAAAGGCAAGTCAGATGGCACAAAACAAATTTGATCACAATGGATTGACCCGTCGCGAATTGCTTCGCTGGATGGGCATATCAGCAGGAATGGTCTTTGTTGGGCCACTATCCGGCTGCGGCGAGTTGTGGGAGCGACAGCCAGTCATTCCCGTGGAGGCGTGGCATAAAGGAGTCTGCCGATTCTGCGGAACCGGGTGCGGCATCCAGATCGGCGTGCGTGACCGCAAAGTGGTGAATGTCAAGGGCGACGAGTATGCACACAATAAGGGTCGCCTCTGCATCAAAGGTATCCTCAACCGCGATATTCTTTACGTACGGGATCGAGCGCTACACCCGATGATTCGCAGGAACGGTGAACTCAAGCAGGCGACTTGGGATGAAGCGATGACGCTCGTGGCGCAGAGATTCCGTGAAGACATTGACCAGTTCGGCCCCGACAGTGTTGCATTTTATGGTAGTGGTCAACTCTACACACAGGAAAGTTATATCGCCAATAAATTCTTCAAAGCGGGTATTGGTACCAACAATGTAGACGGTAATCCGCGCCTCTGTATGGCTTCCGCAGCCGCTGGATATATCTCGGTCTTCGGCATGGACGAGCCGATGGGCTGTTACGAAGACATCGATGCGGCCGACTGTTTCTTCATCACCGGTTCCAATATGGCAGAGTGCCATCCGGTTCTCTGGGAACGCGTCTTGGACCGGAAGCGCAGCAAGCCTGGGACTTTCATTATCGTGGTGGACCCGCGTCGGACGATCACCGCCAGACACGCCGACTTGCACCTGCCAATCCTGCCAGGGATGGACGTGGCTCTCTGCAACGCCATGATTCATGAATTCATTCGCAATGGTTTCATAGACGAAGAGATGGTGGAAAACTACCTATCCTTCAAAAAGGGAAAGTCGGTGCGCACCTCCGATGACCTCAAGAGACATGTAAAGCAGTATACGCCCGACCGAGTCGGGAGCATGTGCGGCGTCGCCGCTAAGGATATCAGTGAAGCAGCCTTCCGGTTCGCTTCGTCAAAGGCCACCATGTCCCTGTGGACCATGGGCCTGAACCAGCAGTCTCAAGG of Candidatus Methylomirabilota bacterium contains these proteins:
- a CDS encoding alkylmercury lyase family protein, which encodes MRRHVLRGFASGTTPATVTLAKQCGLSSVQVREILLRLMAMDLLSLDSTGETVLVAYPFSSVPTPHRVRLTSREVFALCAVDALGIPAMLAETAGISSRCALCESKVEVQAHPDNLSQYHPSEIVVWFPESEDDCCPVAQSRCPNISFFCIHEHLQAWRQANGHPHGVVLSLVEAFEVGQEIFGSLLSEPASPTG
- a CDS encoding metalloregulator ArsR/SmtB family transcription factor, whose translation is MSPLGDVLPRQEIHQLQLTAKFFRGLGDPTRLKILDLLLERERHVTELVDFLQVPQGRVSSHLACLSWCGYVTTTRQGRNRYYRVADNAEHIWACTRIEKKR
- a CDS encoding glutaredoxin family protein; amino-acid sequence: MAKEVIVYTQPGUGACDQEKEFLSHKGVQFVEKNIREDQQALEELLKLGFRATPVTVVDGEVVVGFDRGRIERLLGIS
- a CDS encoding YHS domain-containing protein, with the protein product MKTLICPTCGCSLVRLGISKEEAVAYSYKGEEYLFCCEGCVEKFTTNPQEYLQKIDDLVVCPVCLAEKPLERVVTLKIAGQEVHFCGCPRCVEKFTKEPEYHIKRLAGMVE
- a CDS encoding mechanosensitive ion channel family protein is translated as MNWPIVQELLAKELFGNPLQNYAVACGVFFIVIVGLPILKSIVVKQLQALAKRTASDFDDLLVGLLNTVLRGDVYFFTALYLGTLSIELPGNLERIFRALFVIIVVYKAALILQGIAMYGLKKWTERTEKEDPTSAAMIKNATLIVRLGLWVAVVLFILDNLGVNITAFVAGLGITGVAVALAAQAVLGDLFSSFAIFTDRPFAVGDFIIVGDLLGTVEHVGFKTTRLRSLFGEQLVFSNSDLTNSRIKNYKRMRERRLEFKFGVVYQTTAEQAMAIPQIVEQIIKEHKMARFDRAHFQCFGDFSLVFVVVYYVLSPDYNLYMDVQQYFNLRIMEEFRRNKIEFAYPTQQLYVTNAGDRPRLPLTE
- a CDS encoding permease translates to MTHFLEQAWFFSVQLFKFMTLFYTVWVPGFFVAALLTLRYRRSTWEVLLESPTSTKRGIWRAIQAGVLGSVDRETSRCAAWELLKQGHSPAKAFAYLISSRNMTIHFWAILALSLGAEFATGQVLGALVMIGIVALGLNWLRPKVLTAPLMGEADATAPILHLTTFPSWRALLFSFKGWWAMLRFIGQEVRRFAPTLAAGIVLGGIIFAAGLEHWWFPFADIMGPRTLASDLINALVSPAVSAAMLLSPVGNLPVVHAFFKADGLSYAGIITFCLASAIHPRDVRVYFKTFGQKQSLILVSLLYGAAVLGGLGSTWIYAMFGFRPDLPPVKLISKLFSALGF
- the merF gene encoding mercury resistance system transport protein MerF encodes the protein MEKDRWLKAGLWGTVVTAICCFTPILVWTLGILGLATLTGYLDYVLFPLLGIVIVITIYAAVTRRRTESPRRQKSS
- a CDS encoding prolipoprotein diacylglyceryl transferase produces the protein EEVTQAEAFAEAVKPMWFREIAPGGVVTEEAEIEEVPELEAVAPGEAEAEEVKEEVKEEAEVPEKVEGELVGLDQVEKTDEVEDET